From a single Streptomyces sp. NBC_00237 genomic region:
- a CDS encoding DUF6193 family natural product biosynthesis protein: protein MNSDLYPDLAAVGSLAAALELLAADLGIDLTVVPQDGGSPVAAGIASSVPGRGPLSVYIGADERWFGVSGWGQGIELITGATSSLADVVRAGAAWGQGRSLRELRAGLSFLRSSERAEAHERGPAAVVEVQWCAMREQAAEAPDFPAFGALVEAAHAEPKLRQLYVFSSHWTLGFSSCTGFPFHVEIAIAPSRSDSPYRVMKHPHSVVIGEAATAEEAVASAASHLSTGLGPAVAGTAERDE from the coding sequence GTGAACTCTGATCTCTATCCTGACCTGGCTGCTGTCGGCAGCCTGGCTGCCGCGTTGGAACTGCTGGCCGCCGACCTCGGCATCGATCTCACGGTGGTTCCCCAAGATGGCGGGTCCCCCGTTGCGGCGGGTATCGCCTCGTCGGTCCCGGGGCGCGGGCCGCTTTCCGTCTACATCGGGGCAGACGAGCGCTGGTTCGGCGTTTCCGGATGGGGTCAGGGGATCGAGCTCATCACTGGAGCCACGTCCAGCCTGGCCGATGTCGTCAGGGCTGGTGCGGCGTGGGGGCAGGGCAGGAGCCTGCGGGAGTTGCGGGCCGGGCTGTCGTTTCTGCGCTCCAGTGAGCGCGCTGAGGCCCACGAACGCGGGCCGGCCGCGGTCGTGGAGGTGCAATGGTGTGCGATGCGGGAACAGGCTGCTGAGGCTCCGGATTTCCCTGCGTTCGGCGCACTTGTGGAAGCGGCACATGCCGAGCCGAAGCTACGACAGCTCTACGTGTTCTCCAGCCACTGGACACTCGGCTTCAGCTCCTGCACCGGATTCCCGTTCCACGTAGAGATCGCCATCGCCCCATCGCGCAGCGACAGCCCGTACCGCGTGATGAAGCATCCCCACTCCGTCGTCATCGGCGAGGCCGCCACGGCCGAGGAGGCGGTCGCCTCGGCGGCGTCCCACCTTTCCACCGGGCTCGGTCCAGCTGTTGCGGGAACCGCCGAACGGGATGAGTAA